One segment of Natronosalvus halobius DNA contains the following:
- the asnB gene encoding asparagine synthase (glutamine-hydrolyzing) codes for MCGIVGAYGRVDEETLSSMLEWIEHRGPDDEGRYIDRDAGVMLGARRLAIVDLEGGSQPKWNEDETVGVVFNGEIYNHDELRASLRRDGHRFESQSDTEVLVHLWEEYGDRMVDHLEGMFAFSIWDATSQTIFLARDRMGIKPLYFGRTDVGYVWGSELPALLIGGVNRSIDPAAVFNHFSLEYAPGAQTLLRDVRKVKPGHTVEIGPDGVRDREYWSFLDVETGSAATSFADAADRLSTLLERSVEQRLMADVPVGAFLSGGLDSSAIVGIASNLRDEPLDTYSVAFSDERFDESAEARLVADHFGTNHHEVHVDLSSMDVFDDMIRHLGEPTGHLQMLPLFLLSQRAREDVKVALAGEGADELFAGYSRYQQAPQYKRKVDFLPGFTHDVAGAVATVAPVGSKHLRYYSWLKDNTELVLHNTCGFMPFRPEPDDFLTTGETTETSGLRSSVSQVTSRVEDPTPEQHISAFETSQTLPNFHLFKADHTSMAQSLELRVPFLSADIVEFAHSLPIEYKATDQDVKRVLKRAVGDLLPREILEREKMGMRPPVEDWFRGDHDAIERWFDRGRLERTPYVDADRAAGLRDRHRRGEESVGRTLWLILTYVAWYHTFIDEKTAIV; via the coding sequence ATGTGTGGCATCGTTGGTGCGTACGGTCGGGTCGACGAGGAGACGCTCTCGTCGATGCTCGAGTGGATCGAACACCGAGGACCCGACGACGAAGGCCGGTACATCGACCGAGACGCAGGGGTAATGCTGGGGGCGCGACGCCTCGCCATCGTCGACCTCGAGGGCGGTTCCCAGCCAAAGTGGAACGAGGACGAGACGGTGGGCGTCGTCTTCAACGGCGAAATCTACAATCACGACGAGTTGCGAGCGTCCCTCCGACGGGACGGCCACCGCTTCGAGAGCCAGTCCGACACCGAGGTCCTGGTCCACCTCTGGGAGGAGTACGGCGACCGGATGGTCGATCACCTCGAGGGCATGTTCGCCTTCTCCATCTGGGACGCTACGTCGCAAACGATCTTTCTGGCTCGCGACCGGATGGGCATCAAGCCGCTGTACTTCGGACGAACGGACGTGGGGTACGTCTGGGGGAGCGAACTCCCTGCGCTCCTGATCGGCGGCGTGAACCGATCCATCGACCCCGCGGCCGTCTTCAATCACTTCTCGCTCGAGTACGCCCCCGGCGCGCAGACGCTGTTGCGGGACGTTCGGAAGGTGAAACCGGGACACACCGTTGAGATCGGACCCGACGGCGTTCGAGACCGCGAATACTGGAGTTTCCTCGACGTCGAAACCGGTAGCGCGGCGACGAGTTTCGCGGATGCCGCCGATCGACTGTCGACCCTACTCGAGCGATCCGTCGAACAGCGCCTCATGGCGGACGTCCCCGTCGGGGCGTTCCTCTCGGGCGGCCTCGACTCCTCGGCGATCGTCGGCATCGCCTCGAACCTCAGGGACGAGCCACTCGACACCTACTCCGTCGCCTTCAGCGACGAGCGCTTCGACGAGAGCGCGGAGGCCCGCCTCGTCGCGGATCACTTCGGGACGAACCACCACGAAGTGCACGTCGACCTCTCCTCAATGGACGTGTTCGACGACATGATTCGCCACCTCGGCGAGCCGACCGGACACCTGCAGATGCTACCACTCTTCTTGCTCTCCCAGCGCGCCCGGGAGGACGTGAAGGTCGCACTGGCCGGCGAGGGCGCCGACGAACTGTTCGCGGGGTACTCGCGGTACCAGCAGGCGCCCCAGTACAAGCGAAAGGTCGACTTCCTCCCGGGGTTCACCCACGACGTCGCCGGGGCCGTCGCCACGGTGGCGCCCGTCGGTTCCAAACACCTGCGGTACTACTCCTGGCTGAAGGACAACACCGAACTCGTCCTCCACAACACCTGCGGATTCATGCCGTTCCGTCCCGAGCCGGACGACTTCCTCACGACGGGCGAAACCACCGAGACGTCGGGCCTTCGCTCGAGCGTGAGCCAGGTGACGAGCCGGGTCGAGGACCCGACGCCGGAACAGCACATCTCGGCGTTCGAGACGAGCCAGACGCTCCCGAACTTCCACCTGTTCAAGGCCGACCACACGAGCATGGCCCAGTCACTCGAACTCCGAGTCCCGTTCCTATCCGCCGACATCGTGGAGTTCGCCCACTCGCTCCCGATCGAGTACAAGGCGACCGACCAGGACGTCAAGCGCGTGCTCAAACGCGCCGTCGGTGACCTGCTCCCCAGGGAGATCCTCGAGCGCGAGAAGATGGGGATGCGACCGCCCGTCGAGGACTGGTTCCGGGGAGACCACGACGCAATCGAACGGTGGTTCGACCGCGGGCGCCTCGAGCGGACGCCGTACGTCGACGCGGACAGGGCCGCGGGGTTGCGGGATCGCCACCGTCGCGGCGAGGAGTCGGTTGGGCGAACGCTCTGGCTGATCCTCACCTACGTCGCGTGGTATCACACATTCATCGACGAGAAGACGGCCATCGTCTGA
- a CDS encoding ATP-binding protein — MPSSPYGDADPALAAYIRQQEAIAELGQQGLETDDLDQLMHDATVELVETLDAEYAKVLELLPDGEAVLLRQGVGWDDGLVGTGTVSTDRDSQAGYTLLTEEPVVVDDLRTEERFSGPDLLTDHDVRSGVSVIIGSVDDPWGVLGVHTTEACEFEEHDATFVQSVANVLATAIENTRTQRRFQAIFEDPNILVGLLEPDGTVMDINQTAMEYIDADLDDVTGEIFWETPWWGEGDDVRADVKEWTERAAAGEYVEFEADLTRPDGERYTLNGTFRPVTDDDGDVVSIIVSDRDVTERKRHQRRLRKSEQRHRTLAENFPNGIVTMFDDDLRYTLAAGRGFDDLPVSSSDLEGQFVREAWPDEVGETLEAAFQDALEGETRTVDVEYAHREWIIRAVPLTADDGAVFGGMTIAQDVTEQVERQRKLEASNERLEQFAYAASHDLQEPLRMVSSYLQLIERRYGDDLGEDGEEFLEYAVDGADRMREMIDGLLQYARVDTQGDPLEPVDLDDVVGDVIEDLHLQIEESSAEIAVGSLPHVEGDVSQLRQVFQNLLTNAIAYSGNEPPSIRVTADRRGRRWLVSVHDEGIGIDPEDQDLVFEVFQRLHSRDEQAGTGIGLALCQRIVERHGGRLWVESEPGEGSTFSFTLPAAEE, encoded by the coding sequence ATGCCGTCATCTCCGTACGGAGACGCAGATCCGGCACTTGCCGCCTACATCCGCCAGCAGGAAGCCATCGCCGAACTCGGCCAACAGGGGCTCGAGACTGACGACCTCGACCAGCTGATGCACGACGCGACAGTCGAACTCGTCGAGACGCTCGACGCCGAGTACGCTAAAGTCCTCGAGTTGCTTCCCGACGGGGAGGCGGTCTTGCTTCGACAGGGGGTCGGCTGGGACGACGGACTGGTGGGGACCGGGACGGTGTCGACCGACCGGGACTCCCAGGCCGGCTATACCCTTCTGACCGAAGAGCCGGTCGTGGTCGACGACCTTCGCACCGAGGAACGGTTCTCCGGACCCGATTTGCTGACCGATCACGACGTCCGAAGCGGTGTGAGCGTCATCATCGGATCGGTGGACGACCCGTGGGGCGTCCTGGGCGTCCACACGACCGAGGCGTGCGAGTTCGAAGAGCACGACGCGACTTTCGTCCAGAGCGTCGCCAACGTACTCGCGACGGCGATCGAAAACACGCGGACACAGCGACGATTCCAGGCGATCTTCGAGGATCCCAACATCCTGGTCGGCCTGCTCGAGCCAGACGGGACGGTGATGGACATCAACCAGACGGCGATGGAGTACATCGACGCCGACCTCGACGACGTGACCGGCGAGATATTCTGGGAGACGCCGTGGTGGGGCGAGGGAGACGACGTCCGGGCCGATGTAAAGGAGTGGACCGAACGCGCCGCAGCGGGCGAGTACGTCGAGTTCGAGGCCGACCTCACCCGGCCGGACGGCGAGCGCTACACCCTCAACGGGACCTTCAGACCGGTGACGGACGACGACGGTGACGTCGTCTCGATCATCGTCTCCGATCGAGACGTCACCGAGCGAAAGCGACACCAGCGGCGACTCAGGAAATCCGAACAGCGCCACCGCACCCTCGCCGAGAACTTCCCGAACGGGATCGTCACGATGTTCGACGACGACCTCCGGTACACGCTCGCGGCGGGACGGGGTTTCGACGACCTGCCCGTTTCCTCGAGCGACCTCGAGGGGCAATTCGTCAGGGAGGCGTGGCCGGACGAAGTCGGCGAGACGCTCGAGGCCGCGTTCCAGGACGCCCTCGAGGGCGAGACGCGAACGGTCGACGTGGAGTATGCTCACCGGGAGTGGATTATTCGTGCCGTTCCGCTCACCGCCGACGACGGCGCGGTATTCGGTGGGATGACCATCGCCCAGGACGTCACCGAACAGGTCGAGCGCCAGCGAAAACTCGAGGCCTCGAACGAGCGCCTCGAACAGTTCGCCTACGCCGCCAGCCACGACCTCCAGGAGCCCCTGCGGATGGTCTCGAGTTACCTCCAGCTGATCGAACGGCGCTACGGCGACGACCTCGGCGAGGATGGCGAGGAGTTCCTCGAGTACGCCGTCGACGGCGCCGACCGCATGCGCGAGATGATCGACGGCCTCCTTCAGTACGCCCGAGTGGATACGCAGGGCGATCCGCTCGAACCGGTCGACCTGGACGACGTCGTCGGCGACGTGATCGAGGATCTTCACCTTCAGATCGAAGAGAGCAGCGCCGAGATCGCGGTCGGCTCACTGCCCCACGTCGAGGGCGACGTCAGCCAGCTACGACAGGTGTTCCAGAATCTCCTCACGAACGCGATCGCCTACAGTGGTAACGAACCCCCGAGCATTCGAGTGACGGCCGATCGACGCGGCCGACGATGGCTGGTCTCAGTTCACGACGAGGGGATCGGCATCGATCCCGAGGATCAGGATCTGGTCTTCGAGGTGTTTCAACGCCTCCACAGTCGCGACGAACAGGCCGGAACCGGTATCGGCCTCGCGCTCTGTCAACGGATCGTCGAACGCCACGGCGGGCGTCTCTGGGTCGAGTCCGAGCCTGGCGAGGGGTCGACGTTCTCGTTTACGCTTCCAGCAGCCGAGGAGTGA
- a CDS encoding TrmB family transcriptional regulator, which produces MATLRDLGLSEYEARAYRALLNTGPTTAKELSRASDVPMGRIYDVLNSIEQYNLVRSQTASRPKKYVAVEPSTALDRLLDDKKRELEEKAEQYESIVDDLANELDAAEPVEEQFWTAAVGPDETIDLLLERLAAADRDIVMVAADPSPQVDIRTVGDEVLAHLEAALDRGVSVNVLMSRSLVNALSPTVGRRYQEALQEREDFAVRTNEDVRGSFNVIDGVEVVIQVPNPLGSGEAFGMIDLKDPEFAADVHEKFLPRWEEATPLSF; this is translated from the coding sequence ATGGCCACACTCAGGGACCTCGGCCTCTCGGAGTACGAAGCACGGGCGTACCGGGCCCTGCTCAACACCGGTCCCACAACGGCGAAGGAGTTGTCGCGCGCGAGCGACGTGCCGATGGGACGGATCTACGACGTCCTCAACAGCATCGAACAGTACAATCTCGTGCGAAGCCAGACGGCCAGTCGACCCAAGAAGTACGTCGCCGTCGAACCGTCGACAGCTCTCGACCGCCTACTCGACGACAAGAAGCGCGAACTCGAGGAGAAGGCCGAGCAGTACGAGTCCATCGTCGACGACCTCGCGAACGAACTCGACGCGGCCGAACCCGTCGAGGAGCAGTTCTGGACGGCCGCCGTCGGTCCCGACGAGACGATCGACCTCCTGCTCGAGCGCCTGGCCGCGGCCGACCGGGACATCGTGATGGTCGCCGCCGACCCCTCCCCGCAAGTGGACATCCGAACGGTCGGCGACGAAGTACTGGCTCACCTCGAGGCAGCCCTCGACAGAGGTGTCTCGGTGAACGTCCTGATGAGTCGGAGCCTGGTCAACGCCCTCTCGCCGACCGTCGGGCGCCGGTACCAGGAGGCCCTCCAGGAGCGCGAGGATTTCGCGGTGCGGACGAACGAGGACGTCCGCGGGTCGTTCAACGTCATCGACGGCGTCGAGGTGGTGATCCAGGTACCGAACCCGCTCGGATCGGGTGAGGCGTTCGGGATGATCGACCTCAAGGATCCGGAGTTCGCCGCCGACGTCCACGAGAAGTTCCTCCCTCGGTGGGAGGAGGCGACGCCGCTCTCGTTCTGA
- a CDS encoding mechanosensitive ion channel family protein produces the protein MIDAFLGSLATLFEEVPAWQATLLLVGISFGIAALLEVVILRTLLRYTSRTKTQYDNILVQELRAPVVLTAALAGVYVLTQIPSVTENVLLTTAQLDTFFGKPSLSVIVVAWAFASNRLVNRFVEEVKDKGSRFDFAPVFSNVWTLIVVVGTIGILLSLWEYSISPLLGAAGVAGIAVGFAARDTVANFFGGIALYFDDTYKLGDYIELDSGEAGTVVKVGVRSTTLMMRDEVLITVPNAALNAAKVINQSAPNRRRRLKVPIGVAYGTDIDAFEELVLELADEEPLVLDSPKPRMRFRSFGDSALEYELLCWVASPTRANKARHKLNRAMYKALNAAEIEIPFPQRDVNLQSLGVSDESDVTDASPSSASGAKAVSKR, from the coding sequence ATGATAGACGCGTTCCTCGGTTCGCTCGCCACGCTGTTCGAGGAGGTCCCCGCCTGGCAAGCGACCCTCCTGCTCGTCGGCATCTCGTTTGGGATCGCCGCCCTCCTCGAGGTCGTGATCCTCCGGACGCTCCTGCGCTACACCAGTCGAACGAAGACCCAGTACGACAACATCCTCGTCCAGGAACTTCGGGCGCCAGTCGTGCTGACGGCCGCGCTGGCGGGCGTCTACGTGCTCACGCAGATCCCGTCGGTTACCGAAAACGTCTTGCTCACGACGGCACAACTCGACACGTTCTTCGGAAAGCCGTCGCTGTCGGTCATCGTCGTCGCCTGGGCGTTCGCGTCGAATCGTCTCGTCAACCGGTTCGTCGAGGAGGTCAAGGACAAGGGCTCGCGGTTCGACTTCGCGCCGGTCTTCTCGAACGTCTGGACGCTGATCGTGGTCGTCGGCACCATCGGCATCCTGCTGTCGCTCTGGGAGTACAGCATCTCGCCATTGCTGGGCGCGGCAGGCGTCGCCGGCATCGCCGTCGGGTTCGCCGCCCGGGACACCGTCGCCAACTTCTTCGGCGGAATCGCGCTGTACTTCGACGACACGTACAAGCTCGGCGACTACATCGAACTCGACTCCGGCGAGGCCGGCACGGTCGTCAAAGTCGGCGTCAGGTCGACGACGCTGATGATGCGCGACGAGGTGCTGATCACGGTACCGAACGCGGCGCTGAACGCCGCGAAGGTCATCAACCAGTCGGCCCCCAACCGTCGACGGCGGCTCAAAGTCCCGATCGGCGTCGCCTACGGGACGGACATCGACGCGTTCGAGGAACTCGTCCTGGAGCTGGCGGACGAAGAACCACTCGTCCTGGACTCGCCGAAGCCCCGGATGCGGTTTCGATCGTTCGGGGACTCGGCGCTCGAGTACGAACTGCTCTGCTGGGTGGCGTCACCGACCCGCGCCAACAAGGCCCGACACAAACTCAATCGAGCGATGTACAAGGCGCTGAACGCGGCGGAAATCGAGATCCCGTTCCCCCAGCGCGACGTCAATCTGCAATCGCTCGGCGTTTCCGACGAAAGTGACGTGACGGACGCATCGCCGTCGTCCGCGAGCGGCGCCAAAGCGGTCTCGAAGCGATAG
- a CDS encoding ABC transporter ATP-binding protein has protein sequence MSPTSPADSSTPGTGPAAAIETRGLTKRYGDETAVSDLDLEIARGTVYGFLGPNGAGKTTTMRMLTTLTRPTSGTARVAGHDVTDRNAVTPHIGYLPEEPPIYDELSGREQLEYVAGLRDLPKAEASERIESLLERFDLLEDADKRIDAYSKGMRQKVGVIQAVLHEPAVAFLDEPTSGLDPRAARTMRDTIADLADQEMTIFLSTHILSVVDELADTIGVLHEGTLVAEGDPETLKSRAETGESGSLEDAFLEITDDSEAAVRGTEKRV, from the coding sequence ATGTCCCCCACGTCGCCCGCCGACTCGTCGACCCCCGGCACCGGCCCCGCCGCCGCGATCGAGACTCGAGGCCTGACCAAACGCTACGGCGACGAGACCGCGGTCTCCGACCTCGACCTCGAGATCGCCCGTGGCACCGTCTACGGCTTCCTCGGTCCGAACGGAGCCGGCAAGACGACGACGATGCGGATGCTGACGACGCTCACCCGCCCCACATCCGGGACGGCCCGCGTCGCCGGTCACGACGTCACCGACCGGAACGCCGTCACCCCACACATCGGCTACCTGCCCGAAGAGCCGCCGATCTACGACGAACTCAGCGGCCGCGAGCAACTCGAGTACGTCGCTGGCCTCAGGGACCTCCCGAAAGCGGAGGCGAGCGAACGCATCGAGTCCCTGCTCGAGCGCTTCGACCTGCTCGAGGACGCCGACAAACGCATCGACGCCTACTCGAAGGGAATGCGCCAGAAAGTGGGCGTGATCCAGGCAGTTCTCCACGAACCCGCCGTCGCCTTCCTGGACGAACCGACCAGCGGCCTCGACCCGCGGGCGGCCCGGACGATGCGAGACACCATCGCGGACCTGGCCGATCAGGAGATGACCATCTTCCTTTCGACGCACATCCTCTCGGTGGTCGACGAACTCGCCGATACCATCGGTGTCCTCCACGAGGGAACCCTCGTCGCCGAGGGCGACCCCGAGACGCTGAAGTCACGGGCCGAAACCGGCGAGA
- a CDS encoding GNAT family N-acetyltransferase — MSRLDIRRATGADAPAIARLYRQAYASAAQLGYPSRMTEIDAETVAEWLEREAVTLVASANGAAVDTGPAAAPTSSTASTDEDEFVGTVRLLEERDEPYLERLAVHPDWQGEGVATTLVDRVEELARDRGYDCIQLTTFDEHPFLLEWYRERGYEPTEHHESSRHDYAFVSMEKPLE, encoded by the coding sequence ATGTCCCGTCTCGACATCCGACGAGCGACGGGCGCGGACGCCCCCGCCATCGCGCGGCTCTACCGGCAGGCCTACGCGAGCGCCGCTCAACTCGGGTACCCCTCGCGAATGACCGAGATCGACGCCGAAACCGTCGCGGAGTGGCTCGAGCGCGAGGCCGTGACGCTGGTCGCGAGCGCCAACGGCGCGGCAGTCGACACCGGCCCCGCGGCAGCCCCCACCAGCTCCACAGCCTCCACCGACGAAGACGAGTTCGTCGGTACCGTCCGTCTCCTGGAGGAGCGCGACGAACCGTACCTCGAGCGCCTGGCGGTCCACCCCGACTGGCAGGGTGAAGGGGTGGCGACGACGCTCGTCGACCGCGTCGAGGAACTCGCTCGCGACCGTGGGTACGACTGCATCCAGTTGACGACGTTCGACGAACACCCGTTCCTCCTCGAGTGGTACCGCGAACGCGGATACGAGCCGACCGAGCACCACGAATCCTCGCGTCACGACTACGCGTTCGTCTCGATGGAGAAGCCCCTCGAGTGA
- the nadC gene encoding carboxylating nicotinate-nucleotide diphosphorylase gives MISDLQIDRWLREDLGHHDVTNDVPGETTGRLVAKEAGTVAGLEAATAVFEYLDVDVFETLEDGTEVDIGDVALRVEGPAQDVLRGERVAVNLAGHASGIATRTARAIEAARQGGESGRTRIAATRKTTPGLRGLEKRAVVAGGGDTHRLDLSHMVMVKDNHVAEMGLEAAVSHFRERVSFATKIEVEVESPAQAVRAAKSGADIVLLDNMDPETVQEALAALQDGGFRVGDGDSTGADRVLTEASGGITLETVPAYAATGVDVISMGSLTHSAPSFDLSFRTGPPSPS, from the coding sequence ATGATCTCCGACTTACAGATCGACCGCTGGCTCCGCGAGGACCTCGGCCACCATGACGTGACGAACGACGTTCCAGGCGAGACGACTGGTCGCCTCGTCGCCAAAGAGGCGGGCACCGTCGCGGGGCTCGAGGCCGCGACCGCCGTGTTCGAGTACCTCGACGTCGACGTGTTCGAGACCCTCGAGGACGGCACCGAGGTCGACATCGGCGACGTCGCTCTCCGCGTCGAGGGCCCGGCGCAGGACGTGTTGCGCGGCGAACGCGTCGCCGTCAACCTCGCCGGCCACGCCTCGGGGATCGCCACGCGGACAGCTCGCGCGATCGAGGCGGCTCGCCAGGGCGGGGAGTCAGGGCGCACCCGAATCGCGGCGACCCGGAAGACCACACCAGGTCTCCGGGGGCTCGAGAAGCGCGCCGTCGTCGCCGGCGGGGGCGACACCCACCGCCTCGACCTCTCGCACATGGTCATGGTCAAGGACAACCACGTCGCCGAGATGGGGCTCGAGGCGGCCGTCTCCCACTTCCGCGAGCGCGTCTCCTTCGCCACGAAGATCGAGGTGGAGGTCGAGTCGCCCGCCCAGGCGGTTCGGGCGGCCAAGTCTGGAGCCGACATCGTCCTGCTCGACAACATGGATCCTGAAACGGTCCAGGAGGCGCTGGCGGCGCTCCAGGACGGCGGGTTCCGAGTTGGGGACGGCGACAGTACAGGTGCCGACCGCGTTCTAACCGAGGCCAGCGGCGGGATCACCCTCGAGACCGTACCCGCGTACGCGGCGACGGGCGTCGACGTGATCTCGATGGGGTCGCTGACGCACTCCGCGCCGTCGTTCGATCTCTCCTTTCGGACAGGACCTCCGTCTCCGTCGTAG
- a CDS encoding DUF255 domain-containing protein, producing METDDVTRVEWREWGTDAFEEAADQDVPVLLSLTATWCDHCHEMDAETYAVPTLAANVNDGFVPVRVDVDRHPRVRDRYNMGGFPSTVFLAPDGSILTGAGYLGHDGLRQVLERVRSVWETKGAEAGSIPRPLQDTEPPAGQLTADVERQMLGQLTDQYDEAAGGWGEEPKFPLPDALEFALKRDREMALRSFDAVSANLLDEYEGGFYRFATGQDWSGLQHEKLLDSNAALLRAFANAYLYTGEDSYRKPAERALEYLTTTLWVPGDGEDGDGRPHGGAFAGSQAPGDPESHVLEASDREAVDQPPVDETVFAGANALAIDALCTYRAYTDDERAGRYAERALETLRDAMLEDGIVTHYRPARVNGGWNVESERGLLADQARVLQALTSARSILGADTVDDAAAVADATIDRLRVDDSFVDGPRSGAGLLERPLRPLDANVELADALLDLGAITGDDRYERVARETLEAFAGASDRFSVQVARYASVAARVLEGSLVIRIGAPAGSDLHRAACRIADHEKVVVPGVQDASDVPDGAAVAERDSRRTDPATTPAELSDRVSNLLA from the coding sequence ATGGAAACGGACGACGTCACGCGGGTCGAGTGGCGCGAATGGGGGACCGACGCCTTCGAAGAGGCAGCCGACCAGGACGTCCCAGTCTTGCTCTCGCTCACGGCGACCTGGTGTGACCACTGTCACGAGATGGACGCCGAGACCTACGCCGTCCCGACGCTCGCGGCCAACGTCAACGACGGGTTCGTCCCCGTCCGCGTCGACGTCGATCGCCACCCGCGGGTGCGCGACCGGTACAACATGGGCGGCTTTCCCTCGACGGTCTTTCTCGCCCCCGACGGCTCGATCCTGACGGGCGCCGGCTACCTCGGTCACGATGGCCTGCGACAGGTGCTCGAGCGCGTTCGATCGGTGTGGGAGACGAAGGGTGCGGAGGCGGGCTCGATTCCGCGACCGTTGCAGGACACCGAACCGCCGGCAGGGCAGCTCACGGCGGACGTCGAGCGCCAGATGCTGGGCCAGCTCACCGACCAGTATGACGAGGCCGCCGGCGGCTGGGGCGAGGAACCGAAGTTCCCGCTGCCCGACGCCCTCGAGTTCGCGCTCAAGCGCGACCGGGAGATGGCGCTGCGGTCGTTCGACGCCGTCTCGGCGAACCTGCTCGACGAGTACGAAGGGGGCTTTTACCGCTTCGCGACGGGCCAGGACTGGTCGGGCCTCCAGCACGAGAAGCTCCTGGACTCGAACGCGGCGCTCCTGCGGGCGTTCGCCAACGCCTACCTCTACACGGGCGAGGACAGCTACCGAAAGCCGGCCGAGCGCGCGCTCGAGTACCTGACGACGACGCTGTGGGTGCCTGGAGACGGTGAGGACGGCGACGGTCGGCCCCACGGCGGCGCCTTCGCCGGCAGCCAGGCCCCCGGCGATCCCGAATCCCACGTCCTGGAGGCGAGCGACCGCGAGGCGGTCGACCAGCCCCCCGTCGACGAAACCGTCTTCGCTGGAGCGAACGCGCTCGCGATCGACGCCCTGTGTACCTACCGGGCCTACACCGACGACGAGCGCGCCGGGCGGTACGCCGAACGTGCCCTCGAGACGCTTCGAGACGCGATGCTCGAGGACGGCATCGTCACCCACTATCGACCGGCCAGGGTCAACGGTGGATGGAACGTCGAGAGCGAGCGCGGACTGCTCGCCGATCAGGCCCGGGTTTTGCAGGCGCTGACGAGCGCTCGATCGATCCTCGGCGCCGACACCGTAGACGACGCGGCCGCCGTCGCGGACGCAACGATCGATCGGCTCCGGGTCGACGACTCGTTCGTCGACGGCCCTCGATCCGGCGCGGGATTGCTCGAGCGCCCCCTGCGGCCGCTCGACGCGAACGTCGAACTCGCGGACGCGCTGCTCGACCTCGGGGCGATCACGGGCGACGACCGGTACGAACGGGTGGCTCGCGAAACGCTCGAGGCTTTCGCCGGGGCGAGCGACCGCTTTTCGGTACAGGTCGCCCGCTACGCGAGCGTGGCGGCGCGCGTGCTCGAGGGGTCGCTCGTGATTCGGATCGGAGCGCCGGCCGGGTCGGACCTCCACCGGGCGGCCTGTCGCATCGCGGATCACGAGAAGGTCGTGGTCCCAGGCGTCCAGGACGCCTCTGACGTGCCTGACGGAGCGGCGGTTGCCGAACGCGACTCGCGGCGAACCGACCCCGCGACAACGCCCGCGGAGTTGAGCGATCGCGTCTCGAATCTCCTGGCGTAG